The following nucleotide sequence is from Embleya scabrispora.
TCGGACCGCCGGGGACGCCGTTTTCGAGGACGTCGATCAACTGCCCGGTGAAGGCCGTGTATTGCCCACCCACGGGCGCGATCGCCTGCCGGGTCGCGGAAGCGGCGGCCAGGACGTAACTGCCCTCCACCCGGGACAACTCCGTCAGCCGCTCGTCGTCCGGACCCATCGCCCCGGCCAGGGCCCGGCCGGCGAAGCAGCAGTCCAGGAGCACCGCCTTGGCGGGGACCCGGCGCGCCGCGCGCAGCACGTCGCGGATCTCCTGGAACGGCAGTGCCGTGTAGGGGCGTTCGGGGCGGCATCGGGGCAGGGACAGCAGCAGGTCCTCGCTGTCCGGGGAGACCAGGCCGTGGCCCGCGTAGTACAGCAGGACCAGGTCGGTCGCGGCGGCCGTGGCGTCGGTGAGCGCGTCCAGGACCAGGTCACGATGGTCCGGCTGCTCGATCACGACGCAGTTCTCGGGGGGCAGGCCCCAGACTTCCGGGTCGGTCAGCAACTCCCTCAACCGGGACAGGTTTCGGGCCACGGCCGGCAGCGGGGTCAGGTGTTCGAAGGTGTGTGCGCCGACCAGGACCACCCGGGATCCGCGGGGGTCGTGCGGTGCGGTGCTCATGTCGAACGGGCCCGGGACGGCGGGTCGTGGCTCGGCACGTGCATCCACCCCCCTCGACCGGCCGGGTGGTTCAGCTTAATGGGTGGACCCGACGGGTGGGGTGAAACGGTGGGGTGGGGCGCGCGGACCCGCGGATGGTCGGTGCGGGGTGGAATCGGCGGTAGCCTGCCGAGCGCATTGTCGAGGTTCGACGCGGAGGTCTGCGGAGTGGGCAGGGCGGCGGAGCAGGGGACAGCGGTGGAGGCCGAAACCGATGCGGCGGAGCGGGCCCGGGTGGCGCTGCTCGACGCGGTGGCCCGGATGGCCGGCCGGGTGGGCAAGGAGGCGGTGAGCGTCAAGGAGCTCGAACAGCTCGCGCGCACCTACGCGATCGTGGTGGGACCGAGTTCGGGGGCGGCCGCGGCCTTGCCGGCCGAGAGCGCGGGCGGTACGGACCCGGCGATGGCGGAGACCCTGCAGATTGTGCCGGTGGCGCAGCGGGGTGGTGGGGACGGGCGGGAACTGCCGTAGTAGGCGGTGTCGGCGGGGCGGTCGGGGTGACTGGAGCACTCGGGCGGGTGAGGCGGGTCGTCGCGGGTGGGTGATGGTGGGGTCGCCCGGGTGGGTGAAATCTCCGGCGTGTGGGGGCGCGCCTGTCGCGGATCCGTCCCGAGGGCGCTGCGGGCCCGTTACAGGCCGGGGCGGGGGCGTGACATCGTTTCGACGCCTTTCGTTGACTCAACCGAACGTTTGCAGCGGCAAGCGGGCTCTCGCCCCCGTTCGTGTTGGAGGCTGTCGTGTGTGGTTCCCAGGCGCCCGGACCCCGCCCACTCGAAGCGTCCACCTGGCCGGAACGGTACGCGGAGCCGCACCCGGACGCGCCCTGCGCGATGTGCGAAAAGGATTTCACCGCGCCCGACATCGGCTGGGGCCTGCTGCTCAGGCGCGGCGTGTACGGCAATGCCTACCTGTGGCGTTCGGGGCGGGTACGCGGGTACGTCGTCGTGGTGTGGACCGGCGGCCACGTCGTGCGCCTGACCGATCTGACCGCACGTCAGCTCGCCGGCTTCATGACCGAGGTGACCTCGGCGGGGAGGGCGATCGAGGCGCACTACCTGCCGGTATCCGGGCTGAACGTGTCCCTCCTCGAAAACGACATCCCGCACCTGCACGCACACCTGATCCCCCGTCACCCCACCGCCCCGTTCCCCGACCGCCCAGCCGCCTTCGCCCACCTCGACCGGGACCGACAGAACGAGGCCCACATCCAGGCGGACGCGGCGGCGTTGCGAGCCCTGCTGGCTTACACGGGGGCGGCGGAGGGGGCGGTGGGGGAGGAAGGTTCGGAGGAGGTCGGCGGGTGAGGCGGTCGCCGGGGCGGGGCGTGGGATAACCCGTTGGTGGTCCCGGTTCCGGCTGGGATGATCGGCGGATGTCCGCAGCCGCCTCCGCGTCCGTGCCGCCGCCGTCCACGACATCCGGAACGTCCGCCGGGAAGCCGGGGACGCCCGGGACGCCCCAGGCGCCCGTGCCGACGGAGCGGGTGGTGCGGTGCCTGGTCGACGCGGTGTTGGGCCGGGATGCGGGGCGGGTCGTGCGGCCCATCGACGAGGGCGGGGAGCACTCCTCGTGGTGGGTCGGATCGGATCACGTCCTTCGGTTGGCTCGGGACGCCGATACGTCCGACCGACAGCGTCGCGAGATCGCGCTGCGCGACCTGCTGCGTCCCGTGGTCGGCGTCGGGCTGCCCGCGAGCGTGGTCGCCGGCGAGTGGGCGGAGGGGCTGGCCTATTCGGTCGACACCCGCGTCCCCGGTACCTCCGCCGAACTGCGTCGGGTCTCGCGACGGGGCGAGGCCGGCCTGGCGCGGATGTTGGCCGGCCTGGCCCGGGTCACCGAGGCGGACGCGGTCGGCGTCGGCCTGCCCGTGGTCGCGCCCCGGTCGATGGCCGAGCTGCGCGAGCCGGCCGAGGCGGCGGCACAACGGCTCACCGCCGACGGCGAGTTCGACGGCGCGCCGCTGCGCGGTCCGAGCGCGGATCCCGTGTCGAGCGTCGTCGTGCACGGAGACCTCAAGGGCGAGCACCTGATGGTCGGCAGCGGCGGTCGGGTGCGCGGAGTGCTGGACTGGACGGACGCGGTGGTCGGCGATCCCGCCGAGGACATCGCCGGACTGGCCATCGCGGTGGGTGCCGCGGCCGCCGTCCGGGTGGCCGCGGGAGCCGGATACGGCCCCTGGACGTGGGCCCGTGGGCTCGCCCTCGCCCGCCACGACACGCTGATCCGCCTCGCGGACCGCTTATACGGCACGGACGACAGCCCCATCCCCCTGCTACGCATCCAACGCGACCGCGCCTGGCAACCCTCCGCCCTCGACACGGGCCAAGCGGCGCACCGGTGGCCATGGCCGACAGTCGCCCAGCCCCACCACTGACGCCACGCAGCGCACGCCCAGGACCAACGCCAGGCGTCTCGGCCCCATCCGCCGCCCGGCCCGCAAGGGGCTGGGCGTTGCGGTTGCAGTTGCGCGGTTCTGGTGCGGGGTTCGTCCGAGTCGGTGGGGCCCCGCCGCAGGCTCGGACAGGTCCCGCACCGGGGCTCGCAATCGAAGGCGCAAACCTCAGTAATGTCGACCGGTGTACTGGTCGCGCCCGGGCGGCGGTCGTGCCGGCGTTCCGCGTTCCGTGCCGTGCGTGTGACGCTTTTGCCGGGCCTGGACGGCGGATGTTCGAACATGGGAGTTGCCGACGTGGAGCCCTCCGCACGTGAGCCGATCGAATCAGCCGAGCCGATCGAATCAGCCGAGCCGGTCGATCCGGCCGAGCCCGTTGGCGAGGCGTCTGCCGCCGGTGGTTATCGGCGATCCGTCGGGTCGCCGCGGGGGGAGGCTCGGCGGCGGGAGTTGCTTGAGCGGGTCACCGCGGATCTGGCGGCCAATGGGCTCGTGGACTTTTCGCTGCGTCGGGCCGCGCGTGCGGCGGAGACCACGCACAAGGTGCTGCTCTACCACTTCGACGGGGCCGACGACCTGCTTCGGCAGGCCATTTTGCAGCTGCGTGATCGGCGGATCGATCGCTCCGTCGCCGCCGGGCGGCCCGGTTCCGATCGGCTGCCACTGGCCGAGTGGGTGCGCGTGGTGTGGCCGATTCTGGTCGGTGACGAGGCGCGCGTGCTCGACCAGGCGATCGGGCTGGCGATGTACGACCCCGACCGCTATGCCGAACTCGGCCGTGGGGCGTCCCGGCAGTATCTGCCCACGCTGCTTGCCATTTGTCCCGAACACTGGTCCGAGCAGCGCAAGTTCGAGGTCGCCGAGATGATTCTCGCGGTGCTCCGGGGGTTTTTGGTGGATGCGCGGACCAGTGGTGATACGGCGGGGGTCGCCGCCGGGTTCGAAGCGCTGATTCGGGCGCTGGAGCGGGAGGAGGCCGCCGAGGAGTGATGGCGGCACGCGCGCGTCTCGGGCCCCGTGGACAGTTTGCGAACCACGTGGTTCACTTTTTTGGAGGGCGAACGGTGAACGGTGGACGGCGAACCGTGAACGCTGTGTGATGCCGGAGGGGGAGATCGTGGCGCAGAAGGAAGTGCGGCTGTCGGTGGGGCCGATCGAGTACGAGGACACTGGTGGCGACGGGCCCACGGTCGTGCTGCTGCACGGCTTCTTGATGGATTCGTCGTTGTGGGATCAGGTGATCGCCGCGCTGTCCGTCGACCACCGCTGTGTGGCGCCCACCCTGCCGCTCGGGGCGCACCGGCACGCGATGTCCGCCGACGCCGACCTGTCGCTGCCCGGAGTGGCCGCGCTGGTGGGGGAGTTCCTGGACAGGCTCGACCTGAGTGACGTCACCCTCGTTGGCGTCGACACCGGCGGGGCGCTCGTGCAACTGCTGATCGCCGGCGGAGACACGGCCCGGGTGGGGCGGGTCGTGCTCGCCTCGTGTGACGCCTTCGACAACTTTCCGCCCGGGCTCACCGGCCGGACCCTCGTGCGCGCCGGCAAACTCCCGCCGCGCCTGTTCGGGCTGTTCATGCGGCAGATGCGGCTGCGCCCGATACGTCGACTGCCGCTCGCCTTCGGGTGGTTGACCAAGCGCGGCGACGCCGCCACCGCGCGCTGGGCGGCGCCGATCCTGTCCCGACCCGAGATCCGCCGCGACGCGGTGCGCATGTTGCGCGCGGCCGGCGCGGACACCGACATCCTGCTCGGGGCGGCGGAGCGCCTGCCCGACTTCGGCCGCCCGGCCCTCGTGGTCTGGGCGAGCGCCGACCGGGTCATGCCCCCGGAACACGGCCGCCGCCTCGCCGAACTCCTGCCCAAGGGGCGGCTGGTCGAGATCGACGACAGCTACACCCTCATCCCCCTCGATCGCCCCGCGGAACTGGCACGAGTCGTACGGGAGTTCACCCCCGCGACCGATCCGGCCCGGTAGCCGGCGCCGGGACCGGTCCGCGCGACCGGCGGTCCGCCGCCGATTCCCCGTCGGCCCGCCGTCGATGGAACGTCCGGCGATAGGCGTCGGGCGGTACGCCCACGGTGCGGTTGAAGTGGCGGCGCAGAGTGGCCGCGGTGCCCATGCCGGTGGCCTCGGCGACGGCGTCCACACTGTCGTCGGTGGTCTCCAGCAACTCCTGGGCCCGGTGGATGCGTTGGATCAGCAGCCACTGCAACGGAGTGGTGCCCGTCACCGACTTGAAGTGCCGGCCCAGGTGGCGTGAGCTCATGTTGGCCTGGCGGGCCAGGTCCTCCACGGTCAAGGGCCGGTCCAGTCGGCCCGCCGCCCAGCCGAGCAGTTCGCCGAGCGGGTGGTCGGGCTGTTCGGGTACCGGGGTCGCGACGAACTGGGCCTGGCCGCCCGGGCGGTGCGGCGCCACCACCAGGCGGCGGGCGATCGTGTTGGCGACCGTCGAGCCGTGGTCCAGGCGAATCATGTGCAGGCTCAGATCCATCGCGGCGGCCTTGCCGGCCGAGGTGAGCACGCTGCCGTTGTCGACGTACAGCACGTCCGGGTCCACCTCGACCTCGGGGTAGCGCTCGGCCAGGGCGTCGGTGTGGGCCCAGTGGGTGGTGGCCCGTCGCCCGTCGAGCAGCCCGGCGGCGGCCAGGACGAACGCGCCCGTGCAGAGCGAGGCCACCCGCGCGCCGGCCTCGTGGGCCGCGCGTACCGCGTCGACGAGGTCCGCCGGCGGATCGGTGTCCACATCGGCCCAGCCGGGGACGATCACCGTGTCGGCGCCGGCGAGCCGGTCGAGGCCGCCGTCGGGTTCGAGCAGGAAACGCCCGTCGACCCGCACCGGGCCGGCCCCGCAGACGACGACGTCGTACCAGTGCTCCACGGAGGCCGAGGCCACGGCCGGTGCCGGAGAACCGAAGACCTCGTGGGCCAGGGCCAGTTCGAAATGCAGGATGCCGTCGGCGACGGCTATCGCGACTGTGCTCACGTCCGGAAGTGTACGCATCATGTCGTTCCGGACGCTCGTCCGGCCGGTCGGGTCATCGACACGATGTTCGGGTCGATCAGGCGGACCGGGAGCGACCGGCGCGGTCGGACGGTCCCACTACCGAGAGAAGTGACATGCGCGCCATCAGTCAGGACGTTTTGGGGGACCCGTCGGTCTTGCGGGAGGTGGAGGTGGAGCGGCCGGTGCCCGGTCCGAGCGAGGTGCTGGTCCGCGTGTGCGCGGCGGGGGTGAATCCGACCGACTGGATCCACCGGGCCACCGGCCTGATCCTGGGCCGGCCGCCGTTCGTGCTCGGCTGGGAGGTGTCGGGTGTGGTGGCGGCGGTCGGCCTGGGGGTGGCCATCCATCGACCGGGCGACGAGGTGTTCGGCATGCTGGGATACCCGTACGGGAACGGGGCACACGCCGAGTATGCCGTCGCCGCGGCCCGCCACCTGGTGCGCAAGCCGGCGAACCTCGACCACGTCCGCGCCGCCGCGCTGCCGCTGTGTGCGACCACCGCGTGGCAGGCCCTGGTCGATGTCGGGGAACTGCGGTCCGGGCAGCGGGTGTTGATCCATGCCGCCGCCGGCGGGGTCGGCCACCTGGCGGTGCAGATCGCCAAGGCGCGCGGCGCGTACGTCATCGGCACGGCGAGCGGGCCCAAGCACGACTTCGTCCGGGCGCTCGGCGCCGACGAGGTGATCGACTACACCGCGACCGACTTCGCCGAGGTGGTGCGGGACGTGGACGTGGTCCTGGACGGCGTCGGCGGCGAGTACGGGCCGCGCTCGTTGCCGACGCTGCGTCCGGGCGGCATCCTGGTCGCGATCGTCAACCACGTGCGGGACCTGGACGTCGAGCGATACCGGGTCCGGGCCACGGAGATGCTGGTCGAGGCGGATCATGCGGCCATGCGGGAGATCGCGGCCCTGGTCGAGGCGGGTCGCCTGCGTCCCGAACTGGATTCGGTGTTCCCCCTGTCGGCCGCCGCCGAGGCGCACGCGCGCGGTGAATCGGGGCGGGTCGCCGGGAAGATCGTGCTGACCCTCTGACCCGGCGCGCCGGCCTCCGGCCCCCGATCCCTGGCCCCCGGCCTCCGGGTCGCTACGGGCGCGGCTCGCTGTACCAGCGCCAGGAGGTGCGGCGCGGGTGTCCGGGCAGGTCGCCTCGGCCGGTGGCCCACAGGAGGGTGGGCCAGGGGTCGGTGTCCTGCGGGACGTCCGGGAAGATCCGGGCGACCACTCGTGCGCACACGTCGGCGGGCGGGGTCCAGGGCAGGCCCAGGCCCTCGGCCAGGTCGTACGTGTGCACCACGGTCTCCAGGATGCCCATCGCCGCGAAGCCCTCGGGGTCCGCGTCGCCGAAGGTGTGGTGGGCGCGCACGCTCGACGGCGTGGTCCGCACCATGGACACCAGCAGGGCGCCGCTCGCCTCCAGGACCTGCAACAGCCCGCCGGGGCCGGCCGCGCGGTTCGCGTGGATCGCGTTCGCCGGGCCGCCCGTGCGCCGGCTCTCCCAGACGAAGGGCACGTTGGCGGTCAACGGCGGCGTGCGCAGGCCGAGTTGGGCGGCGTACGCGAAGAGGTCGTCGCTCAGGTGCTCGACCGTCTCCCAGCAGTCCCACTCCAGCGAACCGGCCCGGTCGTCCCAGGCGGTCGCCGGCGCCTCGCGGAGCGCGGCCACCGCGAGCCGGACGACCTGGTCCAGGTCGTCCGCGGTCACGGGCCCGGGCAAGGCGGGCGGACGGGGCGAGCCCGGTTCGGGCGTGGAGTCGGAGGCGGCGGCCGGCGGCGAATCGTGCATGGCAGGACCGTACCGCCACCGGCAACCGCCCACGCACGACCACGGCCGACCGCGAGCCACCACATCGCGCCTGGCCGCCCTCGGCCCCCGCCGCCCGCTTGGCCGCCGTGCGCGGCCGGCTCCCTCCGCCGCCTGCCGCCTGCCCGGCCGCTCGCTCGCTGCAGTCGTCCGCCGGCTGCCCTGCGGCGCCCCTCGGCAGACCGCCGACTGCTGCCTGCTGTGCGCCGCCCTCCGCCGCCCCGCCGCCCGCCCTCCGCCGCCGCCGACGCCGAGTGCCTACCGCCCGCCTGGCGGCCGTGCTCGGCCGGTCCCTCCGCCTGCCGCCCGCCTGGCCGCCGCTTTCGGCCCGTCCCCGCCGCCGACGCCCCCTGCCTGACCGCCCGGTCCGTGGCCGTCCGCCTGCTGCGCTGCGGCGTCCTCGCCCGCCCGCTGCCCGGCCGCTCGCTCGCTGCAGTCGTCCGCCGGCTGCCCTGCGGCGCCCCTCGGCAGACCGCCGACTGCTGCCTGCTGTGCGCCGCTCTCGGCCGCCCCGCCGCCCGCCCTCCGCCGCCGAGTGCCTACCGCCCGCCTGGCGGCCGTGCTCGGCCGGCCCCTCCGCCTGCCGCCCGCCTGGCCGCCGCTTTCGGCCCGCCCCCGCCGCCGACGCCGCCTGCCTGGCCGCCCGGTCCGTGGCCGTCCGGTCCGTGGTCGTCCGCCGGCTGCGCTGCGGCGTCCTCGCCGCCCGCTGCCCGGCCGCCCGCTCGCTGCCCGGGTCGCCCCCCTCACGCCCTCCGCCCCCGCCGGCTGCCGCTCGGCGCCCGCCGCCGGCGCCTGTGGACTCCCCGGCTGCCGGCCTTTGTCCGCCCCTTTGCCGGCTGCCCGTGGGGCCGCGTGCCCGGCTGTGTTGCGCTTGTGTTTTCGGGGGCGTCGGCGTTGTACTCTCCGTGTTAGGTGTAGTACTACAGATGGAGTGGTCAGCGTGGTACGCAGGAATGACGAGCGAAGGGCGGCGCTGGTTGATGCCGCCATCGAGGTGCTGGCCAAGGAGGGGGCCCGGGGGCTGACCTTTCGGGCGGTCGACGTCGAGGCGCGGGTGCCGACCGGTACCGCCTCCAACTACTTCACGAGCCGCGACGACCTGCTCACCCAGGCCGGCGCCCGGGTCTACGAGCGACTGCAGCCCGGCGAGGAGATCATCGCGCGACACCGCGCGAGCACGCCGGACCGGGAGACGTACACCGTGCTGATGCGCGAACTCGTCGACCGGGTCAGCGCCTTCCGCACCGGTTACCTCGCGCTGCTCGAACTGCGCCTCGAGGCCACCCGGCGGCCGGAGTTGCGTACGGTGCTGACCGAGCGGGTCCGAGCCGACGTGGCGGCCAACGTGAGCTACCACGAGCAATCCGGCCTCCCCGGCGACGCCACCGCGGTCCGCCTCCTGTACCTGGCGTTCAACTGGCTCATCGTGGAACAGCTCACCCTGCCGGACGTGTTCCCACCGGCCGAACGCGACCGCCTCGTCGAGGCGGCGGTCGAACGCATCGTGGGAGCGTGAGGGCCCGCGCGGAAGTCCTGAGCCGACCGGCGCCCCGGAAGGATCGGGTCTCCGGGGCGCGCGATGACCGCTCAGTACCGTGGTCCGCATGACCGTCGATCAGCAACTCGTCGACGCCGCGATCGAGTTGGCGCGAGGGCGATTTCCCGGACAGGACTGGTCCGGTGCCGCCGCCCTGCGCCTGGACGACGGGACGATCCTGACCGGCACCGCGCCGAATCCGCCGAACAACGCCGTGCGCCTGTGCCACGAGACCGGGGCGATCTGCGAGGCGTACAAGCTCGATCGGAACGTGGTGGCGTCGGTGTGCGTGACCGCCGCCGACGAGGGCCGGGGGTATTGGGTGCTCGCCCCGTGCGGGGTTTGCCAGGAGCGGTTGTTCGCGTACGGGCCGGACGTGGCGGTGGCCGTTCCGGAGCCGGCCGACCCGCGCCGGTGGCACAGCCTGCGTCTACGTGACGTACAACCCATTGGTTCGCACGGGTGTTCCCGGACGATGTCTGGCCCTACCGGCCGGAGGAGACCGAACCCACCGGATAGCGGCGGGCCCCGTCCGCAGGCGCCGCCAAGGTTCCGGGAGCCGGGGCCGGATTCGTTCCCGCCGCAGGTCGCGGGAGGCGGAACCGGTTCCCCTCCCACCGGGGTCGGGCGTGACGTCCGTCCCGCACCGGTCGTTGGTCCGGGCACAGGCGCGTGTCGGGGGCGGGTCCGTCCCGCCGGTCCGCCGCGTGCCGTCGACGACACCGTCGTGTACCCCGGGGTGATCGCGCGAACGGCCCGGAAGCGCCCGGAAGCGCCCGGGAGCGTCCAGGGGCACCCCGAAGTACTCGGATCGACCATGGGGAGACCGACACGTGAGCGACCACCGCCACAACGCCATCGCGTACGCCGCCATCATCCTCGAACGCGCGGACGGAGCGGTGTTGTTCATGGAGCGCAAGGACACCGGCTTCGCCGATGGCCTGCTCGCGCTCCCGGGCGGCCTGGTCGACCCCGGCGAACTCCTCATCGAGGCGTGCGCCCGGGAGACCCGAGAGGAGATCGCCACCGACGTGGCCACGGCCGACCTGCGCACGGCCTACGTCTCGCAGGTGCTCGGCGACACCGGCGCACCGGTGATCGGCTGGTACTTCCACACCGCCGCCTGGAGCGGCGATCCCACCAACGCCGAACCCGACCAGTGCGCCCGCCTGGCCTGGCTCGACCCCACCGACCTCCCGCCGGACGTGGAACCCACCGACGCCACGGCGGTGACCGCCTGGCACACCAAGGCCCACCCGACCACCTGGGCCTGAGCGCCCACGCGCCGGGCCCCGCCAAGATCCGCCGGACAGGGCCTGCCTCGGGCCCGGGCCCGCGCGGAAGGCGGTGATCACCAGCGGTCGCGGGCGGCGAATTTGGTGAGCAAGTGGCCCACGTGGGTCCCGGTGGTGCCCTCGGTGATGTGCGGGCGGCGGGCGATCCCGGGGTTGGTGTGGCCCCCGGCGACCAGGACCTCGTGTTCGCGCGGTGTCCCGGGCAGCGTGGTGCGCGGGGCCGGCTCGACACTCCCGCCGGACCGCCCGCGCGTCCCCGCGATAGTCGACGGTGACCCGTATGTTCGCGATGCGCGCGTGCCGGGTGATGTTGGTCAGTGCCTCCGGGCCGATCCGGTACGCGGACAACTCCACGCCGGGCGGCAACGCGGCCGGTTCGCCGAGCACGGCCGATGCGACCCGCAGACCCGCCTCGGCGCTGCGGTCGAGCAGCGCGGGCGGATCGGCCAACCCCGGCGGGGCAGCCGGTCGCCCGGGCCGTCCGCGCGCAACACCCCAAGCAGGCCGCGCATTTCGCGGATCGTCTCGCCGCTGATCCGCCGGATCGCCGCCAACGCCTCCCGGGCCTCCTCCGGCCGGATGCGGAAGGGCACCTTGCAGCAGGCGTTCCAGGCGTTGAGCAATACGACCGGGGCGGATGCCGCCGGGCGGCCGTCCACGGTGACGGCGGCCGTGGTGTGCCTGGTGTGGGTCGGCGTCGCGGTGGCGGTCGCGGCGTGGGTGATCGAGCGGCGGGACGGGTGAGGGTGGGAGTCGGCCTCGATGGCCTCGGGGTGACATGCGCGTGGCCGTCCGGCCGGGGGTTCCGGGTCGGACGGCCAGGTGCGGCGGGTGGGGGTGCGGTTGCCGGGGAGCGGGCGTTGGGCGCCCGGGGTTGTCGTGCGGTGCAGCCCGCCGTGCACGTTGCCGTGCAGGTTGCCGTGCGAATCGCCATGCAACTTACTGTGCGGCTCACTGTGCGAGTCACCATGCAAGTTGCCATGCAAATTGCGATGCAGCTCGCCATGCAAGTACCAGGTCAGAGGCGTTTCTGATGCTCGTGAGCACGGTTCTCAACGGACCTTGTTGAACACCCTGCGCGCCCATACATAACCGACCAGGGTGGCCCCGAGGCACCAGGCGAGGGCGATGATCGCGTTGTTGCCGATCTCGGTGCCGAGGAGCAGGCCTCGGAGGGTTTCGATGATCGGGGTGAACGGCTGGTACTCGGCGAACCAGCGCAACCCCGTGGGCATCGAATCCGTCGGGACGATCGCGCTGCCGAGGAACGGCAGGAACGTCATCGGCATCGGGATGTTGCTGGCGGTCTCCACGTTCTTGGCGACCAGGCCGATGCCGGCGGAGATCCAGGTCAGCGCCAGCGTCAACAGCGTGAGCAGGCCGATCGCGGCGAGCCATTCGAGCGCCGTGGCGTTCGGCCGGAAGCCGACGGCGAGCGCGGTGCCGATCACCAGGGCCAGGCTGACCAGGGTCTGGATCACGCTGCCGACGACGTGTCCGGTCAGGAACGCCGCCCGGGACACGGACATCGTGCGGAAGCGGTTGACGATGCCCTCGGTCATGTCGACGCAGACCGAGATCGCCGTGGCCAGGGCCCCGGAGGTGGCCGCCATCAGGATGATGCCGGGAGCGACGTAGTCGATGTACTTCGTGTCGCCGGTGGGGGAGTCGGCGATCCCGGCGCCGAGGGCGTTGCCGAAGGCGTAGTTGAACAGCAGCAGCATGACGATCGGCATCGCGACCACGGAGACGGTCACCGAGGGGTAGCGCAGTGCGTGTCGCAGGTTGCGGCGCAACATGGTCGCCGAATCGGTGACCGCGTAGGAAAGGGTGCTCATCGCGGGTTCTCCTTCCGGGAGTCCGGCACGTGGTCGACCTGCGGCCGGCCGGTGAGGGTGAGGAAGACGTCGTCCAGGTCGGGGGTGTGCACGGTCAGTTCCTCGGCGGGGATCGACGCCGTGTCGAGCGCGTCGAGGATGGCGCGCAGGGTGGGGATGCCGGGGTCGCACGGGATGTTCAGGGTGAGCGCCTCGTCGTTGCGGCTGGTGGCGCGGAAGAGGTCGGCGGCGGCGTCGAGCCGGTGCACGTCGGCGAAGCGGAGCCGGATGTGCGCGCCGGGGATGCGCCGCTTGAGCTCGTCGGCGGTGCCCTCGGCGATCAACGTGCCGTGGTCCAGGACCGCGATCCGGTCGGCGAGTTCGTCGGCCTCGTCCAGGTATTGCGTGGTGAGGAGGATGGTGACGCCGCGATCGGCGACCAGGTCGCGGATGATCTCCCACATGATCCGCCGGCTGCGCGGATCGAGGCCGGTGGTCGGCTCGTCGAGGAAGATCACCCGGGGATCGCCGACCAGGGTCATCGCCAGGTCGAGCTTGCGTCGCATACCGCCGGAGAAGGTGACCACCGAGGTGTGGGCGACCTCGGTGAGGTCGAAGCGGGCGAGCAGGTCGTCGGCCCGACGGCGGCCCTCGCGCCGGCCGAGGTGGTGCAGGTCCGCCATCAGGATCAGGTTCTCCCGGGCGGTGAGCAGGTTGTCCACCGCGGCGAACTGGCCGGTGACGCCGATGGATCGGCGTACGCCGTCGGCTGCGCCGGTCAGGTCGTGACCGGCGATCTCGGCCCGACCGGCGTCCGCAGTGATCAGGGTGGACAGGATCTGTACGGTCGTGGTTTTGCCCGCGCCGTTGGGTCCGAGCAGGGCGAAAACCGTGCCCTCGGGGATGCGCAGGTCGATGCCGTCCAGCACCTTCTTGTCGCCGTAGGACTTGGTCAGGCCGGTGGCGTCGATCGCGAGGGTACGGGTGCGGTCGCGGGTGGCGGTGGTCATGGTCGTGGTCATGGCGATCGGGTCCCTTGGGTCGTGGCTCGTCGATTCAGGCGCGGCGGATCACGATGTGGCCGATGGAGGTGCGGGCGTGCACCTCGACGGTCTGCTCGGTGGCGTCGGGCCCCTGGGCTGCGTCGAGGGAGTTGCGCACGCTGCCCATTCGGGTCCGTACGTCGAGCCAGGCCGCGGTGGACTCGCGGATGCCGACCTCGAGGTCGCCGGAGCCGGACT
It contains:
- a CDS encoding HIT family protein, translated to MCEKDFTAPDIGWGLLLRRGVYGNAYLWRSGRVRGYVVVVWTGGHVVRLTDLTARQLAGFMTEVTSAGRAIEAHYLPVSGLNVSLLENDIPHLHAHLIPRHPTAPFPDRPAAFAHLDRDRQNEAHIQADAAALRALLAYTGAAEGAVGEEGSEEVGG
- a CDS encoding aminoglycoside phosphotransferase family protein; the protein is MSAAASASVPPPSTTSGTSAGKPGTPGTPQAPVPTERVVRCLVDAVLGRDAGRVVRPIDEGGEHSSWWVGSDHVLRLARDADTSDRQRREIALRDLLRPVVGVGLPASVVAGEWAEGLAYSVDTRVPGTSAELRRVSRRGEAGLARMLAGLARVTEADAVGVGLPVVAPRSMAELREPAEAAAQRLTADGEFDGAPLRGPSADPVSSVVVHGDLKGEHLMVGSGGRVRGVLDWTDAVVGDPAEDIAGLAIAVGAAAAVRVAAGAGYGPWTWARGLALARHDTLIRLADRLYGTDDSPIPLLRIQRDRAWQPSALDTGQAAHRWPWPTVAQPHH
- a CDS encoding TetR/AcrR family transcriptional regulator; this translates as MGVADVEPSAREPIESAEPIESAEPVDPAEPVGEASAAGGYRRSVGSPRGEARRRELLERVTADLAANGLVDFSLRRAARAAETTHKVLLYHFDGADDLLRQAILQLRDRRIDRSVAAGRPGSDRLPLAEWVRVVWPILVGDEARVLDQAIGLAMYDPDRYAELGRGASRQYLPTLLAICPEHWSEQRKFEVAEMILAVLRGFLVDARTSGDTAGVAAGFEALIRALEREEAAEE
- a CDS encoding alpha/beta fold hydrolase, with translation MAQKEVRLSVGPIEYEDTGGDGPTVVLLHGFLMDSSLWDQVIAALSVDHRCVAPTLPLGAHRHAMSADADLSLPGVAALVGEFLDRLDLSDVTLVGVDTGGALVQLLIAGGDTARVGRVVLASCDAFDNFPPGLTGRTLVRAGKLPPRLFGLFMRQMRLRPIRRLPLAFGWLTKRGDAATARWAAPILSRPEIRRDAVRMLRAAGADTDILLGAAERLPDFGRPALVVWASADRVMPPEHGRRLAELLPKGRLVEIDDSYTLIPLDRPAELARVVREFTPATDPAR
- a CDS encoding helix-turn-helix domain-containing protein, translated to MSTVAIAVADGILHFELALAHEVFGSPAPAVASASVEHWYDVVVCGAGPVRVDGRFLLEPDGGLDRLAGADTVIVPGWADVDTDPPADLVDAVRAAHEAGARVASLCTGAFVLAAAGLLDGRRATTHWAHTDALAERYPEVEVDPDVLYVDNGSVLTSAGKAAAMDLSLHMIRLDHGSTVANTIARRLVVAPHRPGGQAQFVATPVPEQPDHPLGELLGWAAGRLDRPLTVEDLARQANMSSRHLGRHFKSVTGTTPLQWLLIQRIHRAQELLETTDDSVDAVAEATGMGTAATLRRHFNRTVGVPPDAYRRTFHRRRADGESAADRRSRGPVPAPATGPDRSRG
- a CDS encoding NADP-dependent oxidoreductase, which gives rise to MRAISQDVLGDPSVLREVEVERPVPGPSEVLVRVCAAGVNPTDWIHRATGLILGRPPFVLGWEVSGVVAAVGLGVAIHRPGDEVFGMLGYPYGNGAHAEYAVAAARHLVRKPANLDHVRAAALPLCATTAWQALVDVGELRSGQRVLIHAAAGGVGHLAVQIAKARGAYVIGTASGPKHDFVRALGADEVIDYTATDFAEVVRDVDVVLDGVGGEYGPRSLPTLRPGGILVAIVNHVRDLDVERYRVRATEMLVEADHAAMREIAALVEAGRLRPELDSVFPLSAAAEAHARGESGRVAGKIVLTL
- a CDS encoding TetR/AcrR family transcriptional regulator translates to MVRRNDERRAALVDAAIEVLAKEGARGLTFRAVDVEARVPTGTASNYFTSRDDLLTQAGARVYERLQPGEEIIARHRASTPDRETYTVLMRELVDRVSAFRTGYLALLELRLEATRRPELRTVLTERVRADVAANVSYHEQSGLPGDATAVRLLYLAFNWLIVEQLTLPDVFPPAERDRLVEAAVERIVGA